In Acidobacteriota bacterium, the following proteins share a genomic window:
- a CDS encoding amidohydrolase — protein MKQQDLKACGDLSRREFLTAGLGIAAAPLLAVPALSEPILDLHQHALYMGRSDQQLVDHQQYNGVTITNLLAGDGWMLSELGGNADCAAIQAKYPDQFVRFACADPVEGRMLDIGGSALEGPVDDLSPRKKSIIGLSWPAPAVKLRSAGLGAGRRHGAIGIGEMKFHVPVDSLEMDRVYKLAEELHIPVLLHFEYHHYNLELENLEKVLKRFPKVNFIGHAQTWWGHISANLNATTMYPKGPVKPGGLVDKLLANYPNIYGDLSADSGLNAVTRDPEFSRGFLERHSQKLIWGSDCACRDGKGGGTSTGYCIAARCLAALRKLVSSQRALRRILYDNGTELLDLSRA, from the coding sequence ATGAAACAGCAAGATTTGAAAGCGTGTGGCGATTTGAGCCGCCGGGAATTCCTGACGGCAGGCCTTGGGATAGCAGCGGCGCCTCTGCTGGCAGTTCCTGCGTTGTCGGAGCCCATTCTGGACCTTCATCAGCACGCTCTTTACATGGGGCGTTCCGATCAGCAACTGGTCGACCATCAGCAATACAATGGCGTGACGATCACCAATCTGCTGGCTGGGGATGGTTGGATGCTTTCGGAACTGGGAGGCAACGCCGACTGCGCGGCGATACAGGCTAAATATCCGGACCAGTTTGTGCGCTTTGCCTGTGCCGATCCTGTCGAAGGGCGAATGCTCGACATCGGCGGTTCGGCGCTCGAAGGGCCCGTGGATGACCTGAGTCCCAGGAAGAAATCAATCATAGGCCTGAGCTGGCCTGCGCCTGCTGTAAAGTTACGATCCGCGGGGTTGGGCGCTGGGCGCAGGCATGGAGCAATCGGCATTGGCGAAATGAAGTTTCATGTGCCGGTGGATTCTCTGGAAATGGACCGCGTATACAAGTTAGCCGAGGAGCTCCATATCCCTGTGCTGCTCCATTTTGAATATCACCACTACAACCTCGAGCTTGAAAATCTGGAGAAAGTGCTGAAGCGGTTTCCAAAAGTTAATTTCATTGGGCATGCTCAGACCTGGTGGGGCCACATCAGTGCAAATCTCAATGCGACCACTATGTACCCCAAAGGTCCGGTGAAGCCCGGCGGATTAGTGGATAAACTTCTGGCGAATTACCCCAATATTTATGGGGACCTTTCGGCGGATTCGGGCCTGAATGCCGTCACGCGCGATCCAGAATTCTCGCGTGGGTTTCTCGAACGCCACAGCCAAAAACTGATCTGGGGGAGCGATTGCGCCTGCCGCGATGGCAAAGGCGGAGGTACAAGTACTGGTTATTGCATTGCCGCAAGATGCCTTGCAGCTTTGCGAAAACTTGTTTCCAGCCAGAGGGCCCTGCGCCGCATCTTGTACGATAACGGCACCGAACTGCTGGACCTTAGCCGGGCCTGA